The Equus caballus isolate H_3958 breed thoroughbred chromosome 19, TB-T2T, whole genome shotgun sequence DNA window accccccaccccaaaatcctcctttgtctttagttgaagataatatttgagcggtgacttctgccatttactcaatccggtttgattcttatctaaaagttgtgggaccgcccaatggccggaccctaccggcactggtaccattttaactttttttcctttgtcttgtaaagagatgactcgcatacccatgccttaaatttagccctaaccctcaactcggggcagcagcaggaactctgactgcccgtgggtcctgtccccacgcaccagctctgcctgcccatgggtcctgtccccatgccagcgggggcagcagaagcggcagcagcagaagctctgactgcccatgggtcctgtccccatgctattccacactattctctaaataaaagcactactgccagatcttgagagtctaagaaatctttctttcgactcctcggctcaccgaccccgcatcaacacTGCTCACCCCACCCTTCCGCAGAGTTCCCAGTGAATGCTGTTTTGTCTATGTTATTTTTGCaccacttctttctctttcattagcAAAATTTTAAGGAAGCAGGAAAATAGATGAATGAGTATTAAAAAATGTATCCTTTTTTCCCCAGTGTAGCCACTGgaggttaatttattttttactttttaggtaacaaattaaaatgttacagatgagtaaattgttttatttttctgaatgaatgCTCTTTGAAAACATTCTCTGCTAACGCATGAAAGACAAAGCTGAACACATTACAACCACGTTCAAAATTCCTCAATAAAGTTCCTTTAATTTGGCGTACAGCACAAAGGCCCTACCTGGCCTCCAGACCCCCTGTGAGCCCACCCAGGCTGGCCTCCCTGCCCCAATCTGGCTCCTGCTTCTCTCTTGGCGTGCCAGCTCCATTGACCATGTTGAGCTTCTCCAGGGATCCAGGTCTCTGGATAATTCACGCCCTCCAATGAAGGAGGCCCTGTGGAAGGCAAATGTCCACAGGCATCACCTTGCTGGGAATGAAGGCCCTCACCCCACCCCGACCTCTGAgacagaatctgcattttaacaagatctccaggagATTCACAGTCTGTaaagtttgggaagttctgaTCCGCGCCTCCTTCCAGTGTGGTCCTTTGCCCTTTTTCCCTTTGCTCCTTCCTGACATTTGCCTAGTAAGGTCTCTCATCAGATTTCGGCTTGAATTGGGGAGTTAGAGACAGGTCTGGATGTGAGCTCCGGTTTGCATGAGAACAACTTTCTGGGGTTGGCTCCTGAAGGGAATCTAGAACTCTGGCCTCATCAAGATCATGTATGATTATCTCAGACAAGACCACGCTGATCAAAGCACTCAGAACACCAAAATGTATAGATAAGCTGGAGTTTGCATAACCTTGTCAGAAGTGTTATCCATGGTGGAAAATAGTGGCATAAAGTGCAGTTTCAAGTGTTCAAACTAGCATTGTCTGCAATGAGTTGATGTTTAGGATTTCGGAGTCTGTAATGCCCTGAGGGACAGCCTGGACTTCTCACGCATGTCCAAGTCCACAATGCCCAGAGGAGCAGCTTAGCTTTGTCCTAGAGGGCATCCTTGGGTGCTGCCAGGGGAATTTCAGTTCTTCActccttcctcttctggaaaaGGCACACAGTTGTACAATTAGTTGACTCTTCTGTTCAAAACAATTAATATAAACGATGTCTTAGCTTGGGAAATGAAGCCTCCACAATGAATCAGTGTGCAAAGAACTGCTACCTATGTTATTGTGATTTCCTGTGCTGCTGTATAATTTTCTACTTTAGAAAGCCTAACTCTTTGAAAAGATCTCCACTATTTCTTAACAGGTATTTGTAAGAGATAATGATTTCtataatattcattattttttatagaaaGTTGAAAATAATGCTGTTCATAATAATTTTGATTTGGTTTACAGGAGGCCCTAGCCAGTTGAAGTGGAAAACAAATAGTGAATAATCTGTATTACTTTATTATCGTGAGGAAAatctagataaacaaaatagctCTGAAAGTGAATTGTACTCTTTAATGATATTTAGTTATCTGGCTAGCACAATTATAACGACTACATAACATATGTTTTGGTAAACAAGAACGTTCAACAATTTAAAAGGGAATTTAAGGATTCAGGTCGTCATGATTCCTACATAAGAAATCTTGCTGAGGATTCTGAGGAAAACGTTTATTCCATTTAATTAACGACATTCTCTGACTAACTCTTAAGTTAAATCACTTGGATATTAACCTCCCTACCTCCCACCTACTTCTGACAATAAtttaattgagtatttttatgTACATGTGatttataaaatgatataaatatacatattatacatatggAGAAGAGGACAAATGTGGAAAATGTCCCTTGCCTGCTCTTTCCAGCTTTATGACTTAATAAGTATCCACATATTGAATTTGAGAATTTTTGCTGAAGTGATTTGGGATTGCATGGAAGGAAGACCATTCtaagtaaaaatatgtttaacaaCTACAATTATTGGCATTGGTTATTCATGTTGTCTGAGTTAGGTTCTAGTCTTTGGCTCAATTTTATTCTGCTAATAAAACTGGTGAAGACGGTGCTCTCAAGTAAAACCAGCAGGATCTCTGGGCAAGACAGTTCTAATGACAGTCACAGAAAGACACGGCAACTTTGAAATATAGAAACAACTTTCAGGCAGTGCCAGTATATTTATGAACAGTACAGACTTTCTaaggtaaaatgtaaaatgaaaatctgtTTCATACACAAATCTGTAGGGAAAATAAACATGGAATTttgactaaaagaaaaagaaaggactcCCAGTGTTGACACTTTTAATGAAAACCGAGGTGAAGACAAACATTCACCCCGGCCTCTGAGCCTCCCTGTCTTCCCCTCAGGCCTCAGAGagacttcctctctccctctgcctggccttGTCTTCCCGACACTGACCGTCTCTGACTGGTATTCTCTaccttcttctcttcctgcccTTGTTTTCTTTTCACCCACCAAATTTCCCATTCCACTTCTTTCCCCTCTATCTTCTCAGtgctttcctctcttttttgaaaACTTCATGACATTGTTCTACAGAAGGAAAATTCAAATCTGTCTATGGGCAGTGGACAGGTGCAAACTGTTGTCCACATCTTGGAGAACTCTCTTCATTCTCCTACTGCACTGCCACTTCTTTCCCAATCACTTCTCCTTATTCTCTGACCTCAACTCTATCACTAAATGGAAATTGCTTTCACTAAACACACTAAGATCTCTTAATTTCCACACTCAGTGAAATCTGGTCACTCCTTATCCTACCAGagcatttatttcacttttggcACTGTACTTCACGTTGTCCTCGAGTATTTTCCTCTCTGTAAGTCCACAACACTCAGCTTCCCAATTCCTCCTGCTTTTCTGATCACTGCTCAtatccttttctgtctcttccttgtCTCCTTTTGTGTGAGCCAGAGCTCTGGGTTGCAAGAGGAAATTAGTTCATTGAATGCAAATTAAATAGAAATGTTAGGCAAGGAGGAGAAAACCACTGGAGAAatgggaagaaacaaagaaataaggcAGCCCTTCAACAGCCAAAATCATGTCCCAACTCTAGCTCAGTAAGAGCTGCTGTCATTGCTGCTGCATTTGGATTGTCACAGCTCACACTGAGGATGCCACTGTTGTGGGTGCAGGATGCATTTTCCAGGGTCTTGATATGGTTCCCTTGGTTGACTTTGCAACCAATATTCTCCTTGTCCTCATTTcaccccttttctccctctccccatatTTCAAATCCAGTGTGGGTGGCTTTGGGTGGCTAATCCTAGATTAAGTCCTCTACTCTAGGTGCAAGGGGGATGGGAAAGTCAGCTTCTAGAACTTTTGGCTTCTAGCGTGGTTGACAGCTTGTGTCTGACACCAAGACTCATGTGGTAGAAAGAGGATCAGATGTGATCCATCTGATAAATGATGTATATCCATTTTGTCATCTCTTTAGTATAACTTCTTCAAGTTTCTATCCATGCTCTCCTTCTTTTTACCATATGCTCCCTCTCCAAAGGACAGGAATCCATAATTATGCTTTCAGCCATCCTGAATACCCTCACGTCATTATTTCTATTAAGCTCTGGGAGACTCATGCTACTAAGTACATCTCACCTGGATGTTCAGAGGATGCTCTCTCCATATACTGGCCAATGCACCTGAGTTCTCAGTCTCAGTTTTCAGTGATCATCTCTTAGCTGACCAGCCCTTCTCATCTAGTATGTCACCAAGTCCCAGTGActcttcattctcatttttcttaatcTATCTCTTTGAcatcctccccactcccaatGTGATATCACACGTGGACTATGAACTGCACATGCACTTTAATCAACGGGGGCCCATGgaaaaaatgcatattattagACCCCATTCTTAACCTACTGGGTCAATTTCTACAGTAATACCTCAGAATCTATATTTTGCACAAAAAAATTCCCAAGACCATTCCCATATGTAATCTGGCTTGAGTCCCtggataataataacaacttCCTAACAGCATCCCTGATGCTAGGTTCTCCTCCCTGAAGCCTATGTTACACAACctaatacataattttaaaaatatctaatgaTGCCACTACTTGTATTAAAAGCTTTCAGTGCTTGCCTACTGATTGaagaataaattttaagatttttcacaTGGCCTTCAATTCATTTTATAATCCAGGCTCTtctaatatctttatttttttatgcttctTCCATGTCCTACACACAGATTTCCCTCCTCATTCAATAGTTTCCCCACAAGGATGCTCATGTTTAGCatatcttccttctcttctcaatCTGTTCATTCCAGCACATAGTTTGAATAGAAGTAATTGGATTTTTCCAATATAACGATTACTCCAGATAGTTTCCATGTATTAGAGTAAGAGCAAATAAAATTAATGGCATTCGGGCTAGTGCAGGGTTTTATTTCAATTACCCTCACcaaattttcttctataaaaccTTGGTAAATATTCTTTTTACTTCGATTACATTTTATTTCAGGGGCCATCTATTAAGGATATGGAAACTAAAAATGCAACATGGCTGACAGAGTTTGTTCTCACAGGACTTTCATATCAACTGGAGTGGCAAATCCCCCTGTTTCTGGTGTTCTTGGTGATACATCTCATCACCATTGTGGGAAACCTTGGACTAATTGCACTCATCTGCAATGACCCTCACcttcacactcccatgtacttatTCCTTGGGAGTTTAGCCTTCATGGATGCTTGGATATCATCCACAGTGACCCCCAAGATGCTGGTCAACTTCTTTGCCACAAATcagatgatctctctctctgaatgcatgttacaatttttttcctttgcattcagtGCAACCACAGAATGTTTTCTTTTGGCAGCAATGGCAtatgatcgctatgtggccataTGCAAACCTTTACTTTATCCGGTGATTATGACCGATAGACTATGCATCCGACTGTTAGTCGCCTTATTTGTGTGTGGCCTTATTCATCCCGCATTTCATCTACTTTTTTTACTCAGATTAACCTTCTGTAATTCTAACATAATACATCACTTTTACTGTGACATCATGCTATTGTTTAAGATTTCCTGTACTGACCCTTCTATTAATGTTCTGatggtttttatttcctctggGTCAATACAGGTGTTCACCATCATGACTGTTCTTGTCTCTTATACACTTGTTCTCTTCACAATCTTAAAAAGGAAGTCTGCACAAGGCATCAggaaagccttctccacctgtggagCACATCTCCTATCTGTCTCTTTATACTATGGCCCTCTTCTCTTCATGTATGTGTGCCCTGGATCTGCACAAGCAGATGACCAAGATATGATGGACTCTCTATTTTACACTGTCATCATTCCGTTGTTAAATCCAATTatctacagcctgagaaataGGAAAGTCATAGATTCACTGACAAAACTGTTGAAGAGAAGTGTTTAGATTTCATACTAATATCTGTTCTCTTTCTATTAAAACTGTTACACAATTGTGCAGATGAGATGTGGCTTTGTTTGGTTAGTGTGCAAAGTTTTTTGTAATTGTGATTGTCCTGCTGTTTTATTGACTTAAAGTGGGAGTACCTAATAAACTCTTTAATATATGTGTGTACGTTAttcaaaaacagagagagaattttaatCAGATGTTCATG harbors:
- the OR5H44 gene encoding olfactory receptor family 5 subfamily H member 44, which encodes METKNATWLTEFVLTGLSYQLEWQIPLFLVFLVIHLITIVGNLGLIALICNDPHLHTPMYLFLGSLAFMDAWISSTVTPKMLVNFFATNQMISLSECMLQFFSFAFSATTECFLLAAMAYDRYVAICKPLLYPVIMTDRLCIRLLVALFVCGLIHPAFHLLFLLRLTFCNSNIIHHFYCDIMLLFKISCTDPSINVLMVFISSGSIQVFTIMTVLVSYTLVLFTILKRKSAQGIRKAFSTCGAHLLSVSLYYGPLLFMYVCPGSAQADDQDMMDSLFYTVIIPLLNPIIYSLRNRKVIDSLTKLLKRSV